One region of Vibrio pelagius genomic DNA includes:
- the hemC gene encoding hydroxymethylbilane synthase: MTQSTPIRIATRKSPLALWQAYFVRDALQAAHPGLEVELVTMVTKGDIILDTPLAKVGGKGLFVKELEVAMLEGRADLAVHSMKDVPVDFPEGLGLVTICEREDPRDAFVSNTYNNIDELPQGAVVGTCSLRRQCQLMESRPDLVIKELRGNVGTRLGKLDDGQYDAIILAAAGLKRLELEERIRSFIEPEQSLPAVGQGAVGIECRLDDERLIKLLEPLNHQDTADRVLCERAMNLTLEGGCQVPIGSYSLLDGDDIWLRALVGEPDGSKMVRGEIKGPRKDAEALGVKLANQLLDDGAREILTKLYADQD, from the coding sequence ATGACACAATCAACTCCAATCCGTATCGCCACTCGAAAAAGCCCACTTGCTCTTTGGCAAGCCTACTTTGTAAGGGATGCCCTTCAAGCTGCGCACCCTGGTTTAGAAGTTGAGTTAGTGACCATGGTTACTAAAGGCGACATCATTCTCGATACACCGTTGGCGAAAGTTGGCGGTAAAGGCCTGTTCGTAAAAGAGCTTGAAGTCGCGATGCTAGAAGGCCGTGCAGACCTTGCGGTTCACTCAATGAAAGATGTACCGGTCGACTTCCCTGAAGGCTTGGGTCTGGTGACGATCTGTGAGCGTGAAGACCCACGCGACGCTTTCGTATCTAACACCTACAACAACATTGATGAGCTACCTCAAGGTGCTGTTGTTGGTACATGTAGTCTGCGCCGTCAGTGCCAACTTATGGAGTCTCGCCCAGATCTTGTAATCAAAGAGTTGCGCGGCAACGTTGGCACGCGCTTAGGCAAACTCGATGATGGCCAATACGACGCAATCATCCTTGCTGCCGCAGGCCTAAAACGTCTAGAGCTAGAAGAGCGTATCCGCAGCTTCATTGAACCAGAACAGTCTCTTCCGGCTGTTGGTCAAGGCGCTGTTGGTATCGAATGTCGTTTGGATGATGAACGATTAATCAAACTGCTAGAGCCGTTAAATCACCAAGATACGGCTGATCGCGTACTGTGTGAGCGTGCAATGAACCTAACTCTAGAAGGCGGTTGTCAGGTGCCAATCGGTAGTTACTCACTACTCGACGGTGATGACATCTGGTTACGTGCACTTGTTGGCGAACCAGACGGTTCAAAAATGGTACGCGGTGAAATCAAAGGCCCACGTAAAGACGCAGAAGCACTTGGTGTTAAGCTTGCCAATCAGCTTCTTGATGATGGTGCACGTGAAATCCTAACCAAGCTTTACGCTGACCAAGACTAA
- the lysA gene encoding diaminopimelate decarboxylase, which translates to MDYFNYQDDGQLWAENVALSQLAEQYGTPLYVYSRATLERHWNAFDSSVGEHPHLVCYAVKANSNLGVLNTLARLGSGFDIVSGGELERVIAAGGDPAKVVFSGVGKTAAEMKRALELKIKCFNVESEPELERLNKVAGELGVKAPISLRINPDVDANTHPYISTGLRDNKFGIAFDRAPAVYAFAQQLENLEIHGIDCHIGSQLTDIEPFIDATDRLLALIDQLRADGINIKHLDVGGGLGVVYRDELPPQPSDYAKALLARLDNHADLELIFEPGRAIAANAGVLLTKVEFLKPTEHKNFAIIDAAMNDLMRPALYQAWQDIVPVVPREGEAVTYDLVGPICETGDFLGKDRALVLEEGDLLAVRSAGAYGFVMSSNYNTRSRAAEVMVDGDKTHLVRQREELTSLWELENILPE; encoded by the coding sequence TTGGATTACTTCAACTATCAGGATGATGGCCAGCTTTGGGCTGAAAACGTCGCACTTTCACAACTGGCAGAGCAATACGGCACGCCACTGTACGTATACTCTCGCGCCACTCTAGAACGTCACTGGAATGCGTTCGACTCTTCTGTGGGTGAGCACCCTCACTTGGTTTGCTATGCCGTAAAAGCAAACTCTAACCTAGGTGTACTAAATACATTGGCAAGATTGGGCTCTGGCTTCGATATTGTATCTGGTGGTGAACTGGAACGTGTTATTGCAGCGGGTGGTGATCCAGCTAAGGTTGTGTTCTCGGGAGTGGGTAAAACAGCTGCGGAGATGAAGCGTGCGCTTGAGTTGAAGATTAAGTGTTTTAACGTTGAGTCAGAGCCTGAGCTAGAACGCCTAAATAAAGTTGCTGGCGAGCTTGGTGTAAAGGCGCCTATTTCTCTGCGCATTAACCCAGATGTTGATGCAAATACTCACCCTTATATTTCGACTGGTCTACGTGACAACAAATTTGGTATCGCCTTTGATCGTGCGCCAGCCGTGTATGCGTTTGCTCAGCAGTTAGAGAACCTCGAGATTCACGGTATCGACTGTCATATCGGTTCACAGCTGACAGATATTGAACCTTTTATTGATGCGACGGACCGTTTGTTGGCTCTGATCGACCAACTGCGTGCTGATGGTATTAATATTAAGCATCTTGATGTTGGTGGTGGTCTAGGTGTTGTGTACCGTGACGAATTACCACCTCAACCATCAGATTATGCGAAGGCACTGCTGGCTCGACTGGATAATCATGCTGATCTAGAGCTGATTTTCGAACCTGGACGAGCGATTGCGGCTAACGCTGGTGTATTATTAACAAAAGTCGAATTCCTAAAACCGACTGAACATAAGAACTTTGCCATCATCGATGCTGCGATGAACGACTTGATGCGTCCTGCGCTATATCAAGCATGGCAAGACATTGTCCCTGTTGTTCCTCGAGAAGGTGAGGCAGTGACTTATGATTTAGTGGGCCCTATCTGTGAAACTGGTGATTTCCTAGGTAAAGATCGTGCGCTTGTTCTTGAAGAGGGCGATCTCCTAGCGGTGCGTTCTGCAGGTGCTTATGGCTTCGTGATGTCATCGAACTACAACACTCGCTCACGTGCAGCAGAAGTGATGGTTGATGGCGATAAAACTCACCTTGTTCGTCAGCGTGAAGAGCTAACGAGCTTGTGGGAACTTGAAAACATTCTTCCGGAGTAA
- a CDS encoding heme biosynthesis protein HemY, whose translation MIRWIFLFLVLGAGLFVGTQFSGQQGYVLISIANKTIEMSVTTLVIFVIALLAALFGLEYLFKKMVYASSTTWNWFSVRKQKRSRRYTNEGIVKLLEGDWKGAEKKVTRWANHHDMPLLCYLVASQAAHEQGNKDERDKYIELASQQENSQLAVELTKAKQQISERNFEAAFDTLSTLKGTYPSNTAVLGLLKTTYVELKLWQPLIELTPKLVKSKLITAEEQVALEQKAQCGLLHDVAKQQGSEGLISHWNKLSRKQKQSTHLVSCFVKQLIARKADSEAFTVIKENIAKSESNELYTLLPELNLADHHPVVVMLEKAVKKDDSNAEAHSALAQFYLREQKWTEAQAHFEKALELRSNVSDYGYLSDALEKQNLTKAAHEVSRKALGLVKSA comes from the coding sequence ATGATTCGTTGGATATTTCTTTTCTTAGTCCTTGGTGCCGGTCTATTTGTCGGTACACAGTTCTCAGGACAACAAGGTTACGTTCTGATCTCTATTGCCAATAAAACAATAGAGATGAGTGTGACTACCTTGGTTATCTTTGTTATCGCGCTATTAGCCGCACTCTTTGGTCTTGAGTACCTATTTAAGAAGATGGTATACGCAAGTTCTACCACGTGGAACTGGTTCAGTGTGCGTAAGCAAAAACGTTCACGTCGTTACACCAATGAAGGTATCGTTAAACTGCTTGAAGGTGATTGGAAAGGCGCGGAGAAAAAAGTAACGCGCTGGGCTAATCACCACGACATGCCGCTACTCTGTTATCTAGTGGCGTCACAAGCAGCACACGAGCAAGGCAATAAAGATGAGCGTGATAAGTACATCGAACTTGCTAGCCAACAAGAGAACTCTCAGCTTGCTGTTGAACTAACTAAAGCTAAGCAGCAGATCAGTGAGAGAAACTTTGAAGCTGCGTTTGATACTCTGTCGACCCTAAAAGGCACCTATCCAAGCAACACTGCTGTTCTTGGTCTATTAAAGACAACTTACGTTGAGCTGAAGTTATGGCAGCCTCTGATTGAACTGACGCCTAAATTGGTTAAAAGCAAGCTAATCACAGCTGAAGAACAAGTCGCGTTAGAGCAAAAAGCACAATGTGGTCTACTGCACGATGTCGCCAAACAACAGGGTAGCGAGGGGCTTATCAGTCACTGGAATAAGCTATCTCGCAAGCAAAAACAAAGTACACACCTTGTCTCTTGTTTTGTTAAACAGTTAATTGCTCGTAAGGCAGACTCAGAAGCATTCACCGTCATCAAAGAGAACATTGCTAAGAGCGAATCAAACGAGCTGTACACATTACTTCCAGAACTTAACCTAGCCGACCACCACCCAGTGGTTGTTATGCTAGAAAAAGCAGTGAAGAAAGATGATAGCAACGCAGAAGCCCACAGTGCTCTGGCGCAGTTCTACCTAAGAGAGCAAAAGTGGACAGAAGCGCAAGCACACTTTGAAAAAGCGCTAGAGTTGCGTTCTAACGTTTCAGATTATGGTTACCTGTCTGATGCTCTTGAGAAACAGAACCTAACCAAAGCTGCCCATGAGGTTTCACGTAAGGCTTTAGGCTTAGTGAAGTCAGCATAG
- the dapF gene encoding diaminopimelate epimerase, which yields MHFHFSKMHGLGNDFMVVDCITQNIFFSPDLIRRLADRHTGVGFDQLLVVEAPYDPETDFHYRIFNADGSEVEQCGNGARCFARFVRMKGLTNKYSINVSTKKGKMVLKIEENDQITVNMGVPEFEPSKIPFKAKQPEKTYILRTDEHTLFCGAVSMGNPHVVTVVDDVDTADVDTLGPLLESHERFPERVNAGFMQVVTRDEVRLRVYERGAGETQACGSGACGAVAVGITQGLLSSNVKVSLPGGDLQISWQGPGKPLFMTGPATHVFDGQLSC from the coding sequence ATGCACTTCCACTTTTCAAAAATGCATGGTTTGGGCAATGATTTCATGGTCGTGGACTGCATTACTCAAAACATCTTCTTCTCTCCAGACTTGATCCGCCGTTTGGCGGATCGTCATACCGGTGTTGGTTTCGACCAACTGCTGGTGGTTGAGGCTCCGTACGACCCAGAGACGGACTTCCACTATCGTATTTTTAATGCCGATGGCAGTGAAGTCGAACAGTGTGGTAACGGTGCTCGTTGTTTTGCTCGCTTCGTGCGAATGAAAGGGCTGACCAACAAGTACAGTATTAACGTGAGTACCAAGAAAGGTAAGATGGTTCTCAAGATTGAAGAGAACGATCAGATCACGGTTAACATGGGCGTGCCTGAGTTCGAACCAAGTAAGATCCCTTTCAAAGCCAAACAGCCAGAGAAAACCTACATCCTGCGTACCGACGAACACACACTATTCTGTGGTGCAGTTAGCATGGGCAACCCACATGTGGTCACAGTCGTCGATGACGTAGATACTGCGGATGTCGATACTCTTGGACCACTGCTGGAGTCTCATGAGCGTTTCCCTGAACGTGTCAATGCAGGCTTTATGCAGGTAGTAACACGTGACGAAGTTCGCTTACGTGTTTACGAGCGTGGTGCGGGTGAGACCCAAGCGTGCGGTAGCGGTGCATGTGGTGCGGTCGCTGTCGGTATCACTCAGGGCTTGCTGTCTAGCAACGTTAAAGTGAGTCTACCGGGCGGTGATCTTCAGATCAGTTGGCAAGGGCCAGGTAAACCACTGTTTATGACTGGACCTGCAACACACGTCTTTGATGG
- a CDS encoding uroporphyrinogen-III synthase: MTVLVTRPGLEGQALCQQLVDDGITAIHHPLIRIVDNSPSEPLSDLLQSSDIIIAVSQHAVTSAQRILAQSNQSWPSSALYLGVGQKTAHILSKACKQKVNYPQVSDSEHLLKLPELRNVQKKAILILRGNGGRELIRESLVNQGARVSYCETYRREYIPIKHHNTYPLWVEQKISKIVITSQEQLEYLTANAPDEYSNWLFTRHLFVPSQRIAERAQQLGYSTVTNTTSATNPILLAALQP, encoded by the coding sequence ATGACGGTGTTGGTAACTCGCCCTGGTCTTGAAGGGCAAGCGCTTTGCCAACAGCTAGTGGATGATGGAATCACTGCGATCCATCATCCACTGATTCGCATCGTTGACAACTCTCCCTCCGAACCGCTTTCTGATCTGTTACAAAGCAGCGATATTATCATTGCTGTCAGTCAACACGCCGTGACCTCGGCTCAACGAATTCTCGCACAAAGTAACCAAAGTTGGCCCAGTTCCGCTCTATATCTTGGCGTTGGTCAAAAAACCGCGCACATTTTAAGCAAAGCTTGTAAACAAAAAGTAAACTACCCACAAGTGAGTGATAGTGAGCACCTTCTTAAGCTACCAGAGCTGAGAAACGTGCAAAAAAAGGCGATCTTAATACTGCGTGGAAACGGTGGTCGCGAGCTTATACGCGAATCTCTAGTCAATCAGGGAGCACGAGTCTCTTATTGTGAGACCTACCGTAGAGAATATATTCCGATAAAGCACCACAATACTTACCCTCTATGGGTTGAACAAAAGATTTCAAAAATTGTCATCACCAGTCAGGAGCAATTGGAATACCTTACCGCCAATGCACCTGATGAGTATTCGAATTGGCTTTTCACAAGACATCTGTTTGTCCCAAGCCAACGCATTGCAGAACGAGCCCAACAGCTTGGGTATTCAACAGTTACGAATACGACAAGTGCGACAAACCCAATATTACTGGCTGCTCTCCAGCCTTAG
- the fre gene encoding NAD(P)H-flavin reductase — MTIKCKVKSIEPLACNTYQILLHPETPVAFKAGQYLMVEMGEKDKRPFSIASSPCRHEGELELHIGAAEHNAYALEVVEAMQKALAEDGDIAIDAPHGDAWVKEESDRPLLLVAGGTGFSYVRSILDHCIAQNSQKEIHLYWGAKDERQLYAKAELTEIAEKHSNVHFVPVVEDAPAAWSGQTGNVLEAINHNFESLADYDIYIAGRFEMAGAAREQFTEKKDAKREHMYADAYAFI, encoded by the coding sequence ATGACAATTAAATGTAAAGTGAAGTCTATCGAGCCGTTGGCGTGTAACACGTACCAGATTCTACTTCACCCAGAAACACCAGTAGCATTTAAAGCTGGTCAATACCTTATGGTAGAGATGGGCGAGAAAGATAAGCGCCCATTCTCAATTGCGAGCAGCCCTTGCCGTCACGAAGGTGAACTAGAGCTACATATCGGTGCCGCAGAACATAACGCTTACGCTCTTGAAGTAGTAGAAGCAATGCAGAAAGCACTCGCAGAAGACGGTGATATCGCGATCGATGCACCTCACGGTGACGCTTGGGTAAAAGAAGAGAGTGATCGTCCACTATTACTAGTGGCTGGTGGTACTGGTTTCAGCTACGTACGTTCTATTCTTGATCACTGCATCGCTCAGAACAGCCAAAAAGAAATTCACCTGTACTGGGGTGCTAAAGATGAGCGCCAGCTTTACGCGAAAGCAGAGCTAACTGAGATTGCAGAAAAGCACAGCAATGTTCACTTCGTGCCAGTAGTAGAAGACGCACCAGCAGCATGGAGTGGTCAAACGGGTAATGTGCTAGAAGCAATTAATCATAACTTTGAGTCTCTAGCTGATTATGACATCTATATTGCAGGTCGTTTTGAAATGGCTGGCGCTGCAAGAGAGCAATTTACTGAGAAAAAAGATGCGAAGCGCGAGCATATGTATGCTGATGCCTACGCATTTATCTAA
- a CDS encoding 2Fe-2S iron-sulfur cluster-binding protein: MSYQVVLYPENITFDIEKGQTVLDAALNSNINFPNRCQVGACAMCMCKKLEGQVSYHLEPMLTEKEQQQGWIFACQAIAESNLALTFAD, translated from the coding sequence ATGAGCTACCAAGTAGTCTTGTATCCAGAAAATATCACCTTCGATATAGAAAAAGGGCAAACGGTGTTGGATGCTGCGCTCAACAGCAATATTAACTTCCCCAACCGTTGCCAAGTCGGCGCTTGTGCGATGTGCATGTGCAAAAAACTAGAAGGGCAAGTCAGTTACCACCTTGAGCCAATGCTTACAGAGAAAGAGCAGCAACAAGGGTGGATCTTCGCTTGCCAAGCAATAGCAGAAAGTAATTTAGCCCTGACCTTTGCTGATTAA
- a CDS encoding uroporphyrinogen-III C-methyltransferase, with the protein MTSKKNNEHIEPEKSPETQPVVQDDVVSESSEEVKTETPKPEEPQTKSEVTSEENELIAKAEKQGKRGVKFGAIAIAISIIFSGGIAFQMQQKNAEYSAQIASLQSQLENTQSAVNKDLQAVKQETIQEASQAVQKTQVVQAQQEQSIQSLQLAVADVKGRRPNDWLLAEADYLVKLAGRKLFLEHDAVSATKLMESADQRIAALNDPSLVSLRQSMANDITKLRTIPLIDRDGLVLRLTSLQQQVDTLPLANAILPEAPEQTKEVVSGDINDWQTNLMTSLKDFSGNFITFRSRDGDVVPLLSPEQHFYLRENIKGKLETAIRAVYKEQGDIYTAALETANEWSTAYLNQDNNSVIEFEKAIKQLSEQNITVKYPVKLESQSSLSDVIRDRLRREVTTMTSKEEQ; encoded by the coding sequence ATGACAAGCAAAAAAAATAATGAGCATATTGAACCTGAAAAAAGTCCAGAAACTCAGCCAGTAGTTCAAGATGATGTTGTCTCTGAGAGTTCAGAAGAGGTAAAAACAGAGACCCCAAAACCAGAAGAGCCACAAACCAAGTCTGAAGTTACATCGGAAGAAAATGAGCTAATCGCCAAAGCTGAAAAACAAGGCAAACGCGGCGTTAAGTTTGGTGCGATTGCCATCGCAATCTCTATTATCTTCAGTGGCGGTATCGCTTTCCAAATGCAGCAAAAAAATGCTGAATACTCGGCGCAAATTGCATCCCTTCAATCTCAGTTGGAAAATACCCAATCGGCCGTTAACAAAGACCTACAAGCTGTGAAGCAAGAGACCATTCAAGAGGCGTCTCAAGCTGTGCAAAAAACACAGGTTGTACAAGCTCAACAAGAGCAAAGCATTCAAAGCCTGCAGCTTGCTGTCGCTGACGTGAAAGGTCGCAGACCAAATGATTGGTTACTTGCAGAAGCAGACTACCTAGTAAAACTAGCAGGGCGCAAGTTGTTCTTAGAGCACGACGCTGTCAGTGCAACTAAATTAATGGAAAGTGCTGACCAACGCATTGCGGCACTGAACGATCCAAGTCTAGTGTCACTGCGCCAATCTATGGCGAACGATATTACTAAGCTTCGCACTATCCCACTGATCGATCGTGACGGCTTAGTGCTACGCCTAACCAGCCTGCAACAACAAGTCGACACTCTACCGCTGGCAAATGCAATCTTGCCTGAAGCACCAGAACAGACAAAAGAAGTGGTTTCTGGTGACATCAACGACTGGCAAACCAACCTGATGACTTCACTAAAAGATTTCTCAGGCAACTTCATCACTTTCCGTAGCCGTGATGGTGATGTAGTACCCCTACTTTCTCCAGAGCAACACTTTTACTTAAGAGAAAACATCAAAGGTAAACTTGAGACAGCAATCCGCGCGGTTTACAAAGAGCAAGGTGACATCTATACCGCTGCACTAGAAACGGCAAACGAGTGGTCAACAGCATACCTGAACCAAGACAACAACTCGGTCATCGAGTTTGAGAAAGCCATCAAGCAACTGAGCGAACAAAACATCACGGTAAAATACCCAGTGAAGCTTGAGTCTCAAAGCTCTCTTTCAGATGTCATTCGTGACCGTCTACGTCGTGAAGTCACGACAATGACGAGCAAGGAGGAGCAATAA
- the lptM gene encoding LPS translocon maturation chaperone LptM → MKKLITALFMLSVMGLSGCGQTGPLYLPDDAQQNEQSQ, encoded by the coding sequence ATGAAAAAGTTAATTACCGCTCTGTTTATGTTGTCTGTTATGGGTCTTTCGGGCTGTGGTCAAACTGGTCCGCTCTACTTACCTGATGATGCGCAGCAAAATGAACAATCGCAATAA
- a CDS encoding class I adenylate cyclase, protein MQAYTQTLIQRLDNLNQQRIDRALALMDLQSQRVFHLIPALLHYNHPMMPGFYDQQVPFGIRSFTPNEFQKQFVEDTELTLGGKLTETNNPEILGLYTMGSTSSIGQSTSSDLDIWVCVSPDMDGGARDSLTNKCLLITDWAQTLGVEANFFLMDEQRFRSNYSEEMTGDNCGSSQHLLLLDEFYRSAVRLAGQRLLWQIIPPEMEECYDEYVHDLCNKGYIDCSQWIDFGKLNRIPAEEYFGSNLWQLYKSIDSPYKSVLKAILLEAYSWEYPHTQLLSIDTKRRFFADEPDLYGMDSYYLMLEKVTRYLERINDDTRLDLVRRCFYLKTHEKLSREAGAGSVAWRREALTEMTQAWNWDHETIVELDNRRNWKVEQVKVVHHALLDALMLSYRNLIQFARRNDITSAISPQDISILARKLYAAFEVLPGKVTLLNPQISPDLHEPDLSFIEVRQGQTNKAGWYLYKQPLIAHRILGQPSLEHHEYLSKLVAWSFFNGLITESTRLHSVVRDAHIDIDKFYQMVSDLRNTFSLRKRRPSMQALASPCEISQLAMFINFENDPTSELSARALKVDLKSADIFSFGEEGQSLVGSVDLVYRNSWHEVRTLHFQGETAMLDALKTVLGKMHQDALPPESVDVFCYSKNLRGVIRNMVYQLLAECIDLRLKPIEQEKRRRFKAIRLANKMFGLFFERRGVSVQMLENSVDFYRSISTNKLKGSPLLMLDKEQEYQLPEVVDGFASEGLIQFFFEDTDKGFNIYVLDESNQVEVYHQYSGQKDEMIASVNSFYTSVKDDSKVASKLINFNLPQYYQIVHPDDGQSYVVPYRNDATLSSRNSKIANV, encoded by the coding sequence TTGCAGGCATACACTCAGACTTTGATTCAGCGATTGGATAATCTAAATCAACAGCGCATTGATCGTGCGTTGGCGTTGATGGATTTGCAAAGTCAGCGCGTATTCCATCTTATCCCTGCACTGCTTCACTACAATCACCCAATGATGCCTGGTTTTTATGACCAACAAGTTCCTTTTGGAATTCGTAGCTTCACGCCTAATGAATTCCAAAAGCAATTTGTCGAAGATACCGAGCTGACGTTAGGCGGTAAGCTCACCGAAACGAATAACCCTGAGATCCTTGGTCTCTACACCATGGGTAGTACATCTTCTATTGGTCAAAGTACTTCGAGTGACCTTGATATCTGGGTGTGTGTATCACCGGATATGGATGGTGGTGCTCGCGATAGTTTGACCAACAAGTGTCTATTGATCACCGATTGGGCTCAGACGCTTGGCGTTGAAGCTAACTTCTTCCTAATGGATGAGCAGCGCTTCCGCTCGAACTATTCCGAAGAGATGACCGGTGATAACTGCGGTTCTTCTCAGCATCTACTGCTGCTGGATGAGTTCTACCGTTCGGCGGTGCGTTTGGCTGGCCAACGCCTACTTTGGCAGATCATTCCTCCAGAAATGGAAGAGTGTTACGACGAGTATGTCCATGACCTTTGTAACAAGGGTTACATTGATTGCTCTCAGTGGATTGATTTCGGCAAATTGAACCGAATTCCAGCGGAAGAGTACTTCGGCTCTAACCTGTGGCAGCTGTATAAGAGTATCGACTCTCCGTACAAATCGGTGTTAAAAGCGATCCTGTTAGAGGCATACTCGTGGGAGTACCCACACACTCAACTTTTGAGTATCGATACTAAGCGTCGTTTCTTTGCTGATGAACCAGACCTATATGGGATGGACAGCTACTATCTGATGCTTGAGAAGGTCACTCGTTACCTTGAACGCATTAACGATGACACGCGTCTCGATCTTGTTCGCCGCTGTTTCTATCTCAAAACTCATGAGAAGTTGTCGCGTGAAGCGGGAGCTGGCTCGGTAGCTTGGCGTCGTGAAGCGTTAACTGAGATGACTCAAGCTTGGAATTGGGATCATGAGACCATCGTTGAGCTGGATAACCGTCGTAACTGGAAGGTTGAACAAGTTAAAGTTGTACACCACGCCCTGTTAGATGCGTTGATGCTTAGCTACCGTAATCTGATTCAGTTTGCACGTCGCAACGACATCACTTCAGCAATCAGCCCTCAAGACATCAGTATTCTTGCTCGCAAGCTGTATGCGGCGTTTGAGGTACTGCCGGGTAAGGTCACACTTCTAAACCCTCAGATTTCTCCTGATCTACATGAGCCCGATCTGAGCTTTATTGAGGTAAGACAGGGCCAAACCAACAAAGCGGGTTGGTATCTGTATAAGCAGCCGCTGATTGCACATCGAATTCTTGGTCAACCATCGCTTGAGCACCATGAGTATTTGAGTAAGTTGGTTGCGTGGTCGTTCTTTAATGGATTGATCACCGAATCAACACGTCTGCATTCTGTGGTTCGTGATGCCCACATTGATATCGATAAGTTCTATCAGATGGTGAGCGACCTGCGTAATACCTTCTCACTACGCAAGCGCCGTCCAAGTATGCAAGCACTGGCGAGCCCGTGTGAGATCAGCCAGTTGGCGATGTTCATTAACTTTGAGAACGACCCAACCTCAGAATTGAGTGCTCGCGCTTTAAAAGTTGATTTGAAGAGTGCAGATATCTTCAGTTTTGGTGAAGAAGGCCAGAGCCTAGTGGGTAGTGTCGATTTGGTTTACCGTAACTCCTGGCATGAAGTGAGAACGCTTCATTTCCAAGGTGAGACGGCAATGCTTGACGCACTAAAAACAGTATTGGGTAAGATGCACCAAGATGCGCTGCCACCAGAGTCGGTGGATGTGTTCTGTTACAGCAAAAACCTACGCGGCGTGATTCGTAATATGGTTTACCAACTGTTGGCAGAGTGTATTGACCTGCGCTTGAAACCGATTGAGCAAGAGAAGCGTCGTCGATTCAAAGCGATTCGTTTGGCGAACAAGATGTTTGGTCTGTTCTTCGAGCGTCGTGGCGTATCTGTGCAGATGTTAGAAAACTCGGTCGATTTCTATCGCAGTATTTCAACCAATAAGCTCAAAGGCTCGCCGTTGCTAATGCTGGATAAAGAGCAAGAGTACCAACTACCAGAAGTGGTGGATGGCTTTGCTAGTGAGGGTTTGATTCAGTTCTTCTTTGAAGATACCGATAAAGGCTTCAATATCTACGTGTTAGATGAGTCGAATCAGGTTGAGGTTTACCACCAATACAGTGGGCAGAAAGATGAGATGATTGCGAGTGTGAACTCTTTCTACACCTCTGTGAAAGATGACTCTAAGGTGGCGTCGAAGCTGATTAATTTTAATCTTCCTCAGTATTATCAGATTGTTCACCCCGATGATGGGCAGTCTTACGTGGTGCCTTATCGCAACGATGCCACGCTCTCTTCGCGTAATTCTAAGATCGCTAACGTTTAG
- the cyaY gene encoding iron donor protein CyaY: MNDTEFHQLVDIQMQNIEEAIDESEADIDYEVTGNVMTLEFEDRSQIIINRQEPMKEIWLASKSGGFHFKLIEDKWTCSKTGMELFEMVKTECEKHAGEEIDWV, translated from the coding sequence ATGAACGATACTGAATTTCATCAGCTAGTCGATATACAGATGCAAAACATCGAAGAAGCGATCGATGAATCAGAGGCAGACATCGATTATGAAGTAACTGGCAACGTGATGACGCTAGAGTTTGAGGACCGTAGCCAAATCATCATCAACCGCCAAGAACCAATGAAAGAGATCTGGTTAGCTTCTAAGTCAGGTGGCTTTCACTTCAAGTTGATTGAAGACAAATGGACATGCTCAAAGACAGGCATGGAGCTATTTGAAATGGTGAAAACTGAGTGTGAGAAGCACGCTGGTGAAGAGATCGACTGGGTTTAA
- a CDS encoding c-type cytochrome, producing MSKFATLLLTSFIGINTYAANLDIEAGENSYKTLCVSCHGDLGHGDGIAGKALPEQPSNIYDGLNSWFESEAELIDTVLNGNESMPAWNSVLNEKDVKDIFAYIEKINSK from the coding sequence ATGTCAAAGTTCGCCACCCTATTACTTACTAGCTTTATTGGCATCAATACATACGCAGCTAACTTAGATATAGAAGCTGGTGAGAACTCCTATAAGACTCTCTGCGTGTCCTGCCATGGCGATCTTGGCCATGGTGATGGTATTGCGGGAAAAGCGCTCCCAGAGCAGCCCTCGAACATTTATGATGGTTTAAATTCTTGGTTTGAAAGCGAAGCAGAACTCATCGACACCGTGTTAAATGGTAATGAAAGTATGCCCGCTTGGAATTCCGTCTTAAATGAGAAGGATGTAAAAGATATCTTTGCCTATATCGAAAAGATAAATAGCAAGTAA